The Aethina tumida isolate Nest 87 chromosome 5, icAetTumi1.1, whole genome shotgun sequence genomic sequence ttatacttttttagttAACGCGTGttactacataaaatttagtagatttattttcattaatataaaatttaattaacaattcttaACATTTACATTCTAGAATTCACGTTAGATATTATGTATATGCATAGATACTTAAAATACTAATGTAACATTTCATTGTAACTACATTGTACATATGTAATTTTGGAATTTCTTCCGACtcaacataatataaattggggtacttatatttttctaaattgtaaacTAGAGTAAcgttaattttgaaaagaaattttattgtgttaaaattaatttaacattaatgttTTGTATATTCTTTTTGTCATGTTTATACCCCCAAAACCTTTTGAATTgctgttcatttaaatttagccAAAGCAGACATCAGTGCTATTGTTATAAGTTTGTCTTACAAAAAGTGACAAAACGAAAGCAATTAGACATATTGCATAGTAGAcataacaataacagaaaagaacaaatattttaaattttggcatCAAAACCAAGAACAACaggtcatatttttaaaatgaaaaatatgtttttactttaattttgacaaaaaccACTAAtccattaattgaaaataaaatttccatggTCTGATCAATAGATAACAAAATACAAACACTTCTGAAAATGTTTCCGATCTAACGTATTTTAAACTGTAAACACCACTCGAAAATCTAATGCAAACAtatcaaaatcatataaaagaGAGGATTTTTTTGTAACGTGCACTATTCGAGAACAAATCAAAATGGATTCAAGATTAATGGTTCTAGTTACGGTCTTTGCTGCCGCCGTTGCTTCCAGTGAATCGAAAAGTTCAGGAGAATTGATTGTAAGTTAATAATCCATTTTTTacatctataatttatttttcgtttAACAGATTCATGCCACAACCAATACGTCAGTACCATCAATTGAGTATGTAGTGGATGCGGTAGAGTTATTGAAAGTGGCGTATGAAATTTATCCAGATGATGAAGGTAGAGCAGAAGCTTATTTGCagttatatgaaaataagCATAACGAAACTCAATGGAACGTTGTCACCTGTTACAAAGTTATCAAATTGAACGCAAAACATTTTGTGGAGTTGCAAGTCTCAGGAGGAGGAAAAAGTAAGGAGAAATCTGATAAAGAAAAAACGGATTGTTTGGTTATGCTATTCTctgtttaattattggatgtttatgaaaatttatttattttaagtaattttaggcagatatgaaataataaatattttatttttatcggttttattttaatatactctAAAACAAAAGTGACcactcaaatataaaattgttttttttttttcatatttggtGCAATTGTAACTAAATTTGgtcagtaataaatattttcctattatcctttttatatttttcaaacattaaaactaaaatatctaataaacggcagtgataatcaaaaatactttatttatattttgttcattatcAGGCGTGCTCTCAAATTTTGACCGCATAGTTTAGATTCaccttatataatattatgattagtatgagtaaaagtaaaaaagtaaaacaagtaaaatggattttaaagtttgcgccttgaaacatatttaacaGATGTCGCTGGTTTCGTTAGTACTGTTCTTCAAACATAGATGACAGAATTTAACCTATAGTTTACACAGgattattttgtaaactttATAACTAAAAACATGTTCAAATTcagttatttgtaataaacacagttaaataaagtttatatacaacAATCAACAATGGCGAATGGTCCAATTGCTGAAAGAAACAGAGgtaatcaacaaaaaataaaactaacctATAAACCGGTAATAAAACGTTTGCATTTTAGACGCTACAATTTATGTTG encodes the following:
- the LOC109601584 gene encoding uncharacterized protein LOC109601584, which codes for MDSRLMVLVTVFAAAVASSESKSSGELIIHATTNTSVPSIEYVVDAVELLKVAYEIYPDDEGRAEAYLQLYENKHNETQWNVVTCYKVIKLNAKHFVELQVSGGGKSKEKSDKEKTDCLVMLFSV